The DNA window TGCCAGCTCCCGCAGCGGGGCTGGCACCGTGCCGGCGGCGGCATGTCCATCCGGGACGGCCAAGGCCTATAATCAGCGATTGTACGCCCTGCCGGAGCCTGCTGTGCCGACCACTCTTTCCCATTCGGACCTGCCCGGACTTGATCTGCTGCACAGCGGAAAAGTTCGTGATGTCTATGCCCTGGACGCCGACCGGCTGCTGATGGTCGCCACCGACCGCCTCTCGGCTTTTGACGTGATCCTGCCCGATCCGATCCCCGGCAAGGGTGAAATGCTGACCCAGATGTCGAATTTCTGGTTCGCCAAGACGGCCCATATCCTCCCCAATCATCTGCTGGACGTGCCGCTGGACGAGGTGCTGCCCTCGACGGTGGATGCCATCCTGTACCGCCGTCGCAGCGTGGTGGCCCGTCGCCTGAAGCCGATTCCGGTGGAAGCCATCGTACGCGGTCATCTGATCGGAAGCGGCTGGAAGGACTATCAGGCCACCGGCACGCTGTGCGGTCTGCAACTGCCAGCCGGCCTGCGCCAGGCCGAACAGCTGCCGGAACCGATCTTCACGCCATCGAGCAAGGCCGCCGTCGGCGACCACGACGAGAACGTAAGCTTCGATGCCGTGGTCGCCGCGGTGGGTCCGGATCTGGCCGAACAGGTGCGGGCCGCGTCGCTGGCCATCTATGCCTGGGCCGCCCGCTACGCCGCCGAGCGCGGCATCATCATCGCCGACACCAAGTTCGAATTCGGCACCGATGCCGATGGCAAGCTCTACATCATGGACGAGATGCTGACGCCGGACTCCTCGCGATTCTGGCCACAGGACGAATACCGGGTCGGCATCAGCCCGCCAAGCTACGACAAGCAGTTCGTCCGCGACTATCTGGAAACGCTGGACTGGAACAAGACGGCTCCGGGCCCCCATGTGCCTGCCGAAATCATCGCCGGCACCTCGGCCAAATATGCCGAGGCCCTGCTGAAGCTCACCGGCATCCGGCTGGATTGAACGTGGTCTTGCCCGCCTGGCTGGCACTGGCCATCGCCATTGCCGCCGAGGTCATCGGCACCAGCTGCCTCAAGGCATGCCAGGGCTTCACCCAGCCCTGGCCCAGTCTGGGAGCGGTGCTGGCCTACGCGCTGACCTTCTATTGCCTCAGCCTTGCCCTGAAGACCATTCCGATCGGAGTGGCCTATGCCATCTGGTCAGGCGCAGGCACCATCCTGCTGGCCGTGATCGGCCTGCTGGTATTCCGGCAGAAACCCGACCTCGCCGCGCTGATCGGCATGAGTCTGATCATCGCCGGCGTACTGGTGATCCACTTGGGTTCACACTCCGAAACGTCCTGACGCTCCTGGGCTCAGACCAGGGCAGGCATCGAAAACGCGCCGCCGGCGGCCACCCGGCATCAATGATGCGGCGTCGATGGCGGGCCGGGATCATGACGGTGATGATGGTGCAGATAATCACCGGCCAACTTGATCAGAGGCGCCGCGATCAGCATGGCGCCGCTGGCGAACACGCTCTGGGTCACCAGGTAGTGGTTGTTGAAGGTGGCGCTGAGGCGCTGGGTGGACTGGGAAAGAGACTTGAACATGGCGGCATCACTTAACGTGCCGCATATGATGAACTTACGGGTTTACTAAATCCAGTGAATTGTTTGAATCGCGTTAATTGACAGCATCGATCGTTCAGCTTGGAAGCTCTGGTGTTCAGACTCGATCAGGTCACCTGGACGCAAAGCAACCATATTTGGCACCCAGTCCAGCCTTCTCCGCCTATGGCGATCCGACCCGGACCGCGAGCGCCCCGCCTTCCCCATCCCCGATCGGCCTGCCGCGCACAGTCCGGTCGCATGAAGATGCGTTGATCCGTATTTACTTCACGCTGCAATTCTGAAACATTTGAAGCGGGGCATGTGATCAACCCGGGGGGGGAGACACATGAAATCAGGGGAAACGAAGCGCCGTGTCCACGGCACTTCCAAGGGGAAAATCCATGAAGATGCAGAATCAGCGTCTGACGACAGCCGTACGCATTACCTTGTCGCTGGGCGCAATGGCCGCCAGCAGCCTTGTCCTGGCGCAGCAGGTTCCGGCCGGGAGCGAGCCGGCAGCGGCCAAGGCGCCGGCAAAACCGGCCAAGGCCCAAAAGAACGAAGCCAAGTCGATGCAGGCGGTACAGGTTACCGGATCGCTGATCAGACGTGTGGACACCGAAACGGCCAGCCCGGTAGTCAGCCTGGATGCCGGCGCGATTGCCAATACTGGCAAACCCACGCTGGGGCAGGTCTTGCAACAACTCTCCAGCGTATCCGGCAATGCCGCCAACACCTCCAACAACAGCAATGGCGGCGGCGGTGCCAGCCCGACCCTGGAAGGTGGCGATGGCGCCGCACGCATCTCCCTGCGCGGTTTGGGTACCAGCCGAACCCTGGTGCTGATCGACGGCCAGCGGATGGCCAATGCCGATCTGAACATGATCCCTGAGAACATGATCCAGCGGGTCGACGTGCTGGCCGAAGGCGCTTCCACCGTCTATGGATCCGACGCCATCGGCGGGGTCGTCAATTTCATCCTGAAAAAGGACTACAAGGGCGCCGAAATCAGTGCCAATGGCGGTGTCTCGGGCCACAATGACGGCAACCGGAGGGGCTTCAGCCTGACCGCCGGCAACAGCGGCGACAAGGGCAGCATCGTCTTTGGCCTGAACTACAACAAGTACGATCCGGTGCTGGCCAGTGCCCGCGGTTATTCCCGGCAGCAGCTTTATCTGTCCGATGGCGTGCCGACCCCTCAAGGTTCCAGCACCATTCCCACCGGGCGTATCCAGGTCGGCGCCGCACTGGCCGGTCGCTACGGATGTTCCGTCAACTCGTCCGGCGTCGGTTTGCTTACCTTGGCATCCGGCGACGGCAGCAGCCTGGATGACTACCGCTGCCGCACTTCGTCGGATGTCTACAACTACAACGCCTACAACTACATCCAGACCTCGCAGGAGCGCCTCGGCAGCTTCCTGCTGGGCAACTACAAGATCACCGACAAGCTGAGCTTCTTCGGCGACGTGTTCTACACGCATACCTCTTCCAGCGGGCAGGATGCGCCGGCACCGACCGGCGTCGGAGACGGCTGGACACTCGCTGCCGACAATCCGTCCAATCCCTTCGGTCAGACCTTCAGCTCCGGCGCCGTGGCCGGGGATGCCAATTCCGGCTACGGTCTCAATACGCGACTGACCGGTCTGGGCTCGCGCCTGCATACTTTCAGTACTGACAATCTGCAGCTGAACACCGGTTTTCGAGGAGCCTATGGCGACAGCAGCTGGACCTGGGACGCGATGGTCGACTACGGCTATTCCAACCGTACCCAGCACAATTACAACGAAGTCAATATCGACAAGTTCCAGCAAGCCATCGACAGCGGCGTGAATATCTTCGACCAGGCCAACCCTTCGGTGGCCGCGGCCTTGCGCGCAGGTCTGGATACCCCGGTCTACAAGCTGGTGCAGGATATGAAGCAGGTCCAGTTCGACAGCACCGGCGAGCTGTGGGATCTGCCGGCCGGAGCCATCCAGCTGTCAGCCGGCGCCCTGTATCGCCAGCAATCCATGGTCTACAACGTCAGTCGGGATGCCATCCTCAATACCGCGACAAGCACCTGCTCGGTCCTGCAGGAAGCCTGCGGATCGCCCGGTCGCGGCAGTTTCAATGTCAAGGAACTCTATGTCGAAAGCCTGATACCGCTGCTGTCCGAGATCCCCGGCGCCTACGCGCTGAATCTCGACATCGGCGTACGCAGCTCCCAATACAGCACGACCGGCACCACCACCAACAAGAAGATCGCCCTGGAATGGCGACCGATACCGGACCTGCTGGCGCGAGGCACGATCTCGCAGGTATTCCGCGCCCCGAACCTGGATGAGCTCTATGACGGCCAGACCATCGCCGGCCCCAATCTCAACGATCCCTGCGTCGGACTGAGCGCCAGCCAGGTCGCCGCGCACCCCAAGGCCTGTGCCGGCGTGCCGGCCGGCTGGAGCGGCAATCCCAATATCCAGGTCGGCGCCTTCTATTCCGGCTCCAAGGCGGTGGGAGGTGATCTGAAACCCGAGCATGGCAAGTCCATCGATCTGGGCCTGGTCTACGATCCCAGCTGGCTGCCCGGCATGTCGGCCTCAGTGGATTTCTGGCATATCTATCTGAGCAACCTGCTGACCGCGATCACCGCCCAGACGGTCGCCAACTCCTGTTTCAGCAACGAAAGCAGCCCCTACTGCAGCTATATCCACCGCTACGATGCCAGCAGCAAACAGGCCGGCAACATCTACTACATCAATACCCCGGTGGTGAATCTGGGCAACCTCGATACTTCAGGTATCGACTACGCAATGAACTACCGGATTCCGCATTTCAATCTGGGGGGCTTCAACCCGGGCAATTTCACCGCCTCGCTCAACGCCACCTATACCGCCAGCTACAAGAACGATGCCACTCCCGGCATGGCTGGCTCGGGCACCGTCAACTATGCCGGGACCTACACCCAGCAGTTCGGCAATATCGCCCGCTGGCGCTCCAGCCTGACCTTGAACTGGACCCGCGGCAACTGGAGCGCCCAGTGGCAGAGCCGCTACATCAACCATGCCACCAATCTCGATGCCGACTCCGTCACCGGTGCCAGTGCGCCGCTGGCCTCGATTCTGTACAACTCGATTCAACTGGGCTACGAGGTCAAACCCATCCATACCCGCTTCGATATCGGCATCGACAATCTGAGCAACAAGATACCGCCACTGGTATATCAGAACAGTGCCGACTACAACGTCGACACCTCGACCTATGACACCTTGGGCCGCTATTTCTGGGCCCGTGCCACGATGAAGTTCCTGTAAAGACCGAGGTCGGCATCACAAGACCGGGGCAGCCATGGCTTGCCCCGGTCTTTCCGTTTCATCGACGAGCAAGTGCACCATGATGGATGCTTTATCCGAAATCCGGGAACGACTGATTGCCGACATGTTCCAGGCCTACGAGGCCCGGGCCATGAGTACCGTGATCGAGCTGGGTAGCCATGCACGGCAAAAGGGTCTGGCCAGCGAGCGCTCGGAGTGGCTTCTGGCCGTGGCCCAGCAAAGTCTGGGCAGGCTGGACGAGGCCAAGACCAGTTTCCGCCAGCTGGTCTTGCGCTGGCCCGGTCGTGCCAGCCACTGGAACAACCTGGGTGTGGTGGCTCGCCAGACAGGCGATGACAGTGGCGCAGAGGAGGCTTTCATACGTGCCCTGCAACTGCTGCCCGATGACTGGGAGCTGCACTACAATCTTGGCCTGCTGTATCTGCAGCAACGGCGACTGCTGGACGCCCGCAAGCATCTGCTGCTGGCCAGCGATGCCGCACAAGGCGATATCGAAGTCCGGCTGCAGGCCGCCCATGCCTGCCACTTGAGCGGAGATACCGCCCAGCAAACCCGTCTGCTGGGCGATGCCGAAGCATGGCCGCCATTGGCCGTGGAGCCGGCCCTGCTGCTGGCCTCGATGCTGGGCGCCCAGGGCCGCCAGACGGCAGCGCTTGCCACTCTGGACAAGGCCATGCAGCAGGAGCCCGATGCTCACGGGTCGAACTGGCTTCGACTGCTGATCCAGCGCGCGGCGCTGCTCGAACGTGGCAATGCCATGACGCCGGCCCGCCATCATCTGCAGCAGATCCGCAGCATCCACGAGATGAGCATCCAGCCATTCACATCGGCACTGGAACTCGAGCTGGCCCAGCTGGAAGCCGCCATGGCCGTGCGCGACCAGGACTGGCCGGGCGCCATCCTTCATTACCGGAAGGCGGCCGGACTCGAACAGGACCCTGCCGCGCTCGCCTCGATCCGGTTCGGTCTGGCACGTGCCCTTGATCGTCTGGGGCAGACCAGGGAAGCACTGGTCGAGGCCAGGCAGGCCCACGTCGCCCAGGCGGAATTGGCTGCCGCGCTGGTACCCGACCTGCTGCAACCCGGCGCCTCTCCCTTGCTGCTGGCCCATGACCGGACCGCCAGCGAAGATTTTCGCCAATGGCGCCCCGCCCCTCCTGCCGTACAGGCCAGCCCGGTCTTCATCGTCGGCTTTCCGCGCTCGGGTACCACCTTGCTGGAACAGATGCTGGATGCCCATCCCGACTACCAGTCCATGGACGAGCAACCCTTCATCCATGAGCTGAGCGTCCGGATGACCGCCGTGGGCCAACCCTATCCCGAGGCACTGGGAGATATGACGGCGGAAGATATCCAGCAACTGCGGGCCGTCTACTGGTCGCTGGTCGGTGGTTGCGCCCGACTCGGGAGCAGGCAGCGACTGGTGGACAAGAATCCGCTGAACATGCTGGCCCTGCCTATGATCATGCGGCTGTTCCCTGATGCCCGTATCGTCCTCTGCCTGCGCCATCCGCTGGATGTCTTGCTGAGCTGCTATCTGCAGAGCTTCCGTTCACCGGCCTTCATGCTGATGTGTTCGGACATCCGGCGTCTGGCAAACGCGTACCGGCAGGCATTTGAGCAATGGCACGATCAGCTGGCGGTATTCACTCCACGGGTCATGAACTGGCGCTATGAAACCGTGATCCGCGATTTTCCGGGCCAATGCCAGGCCCTGGCCGATTTTCTGCAGATGAGCGATGCCTCGCCACTGGCCGATTTCGCCGACCATGCGCAGCGCAAAGGCTTTATCAGCACCCCGAGCTATGCCCAGGTGACGGAAGGCATCTACCAGCGCGGCATCGGTCGCTGGCAAGCTTGCCGCGAGCTGTTCGAGCCGGTGATCGAGGAACTGGCGCCGCTGATGAGACGCCTGGGCTACAGCTTCTGATCCGGCAGAGGCAGCCACACGCGCTGCCCCTGCCGGGGCAGCACGAAGTTCACGCCCAGATCATTGCCCTGCCGCAGCTCGTCCCGGATCAGACGCCGCGTATCGTGGTCCAGGCGCAGATCCGGCTTGATATGACCGATCACCACGGTCAGACCCGCCAGCGGCCGCGGACCACCGACCTCCCCCGCCAGCCGGTGCAACTCGCTCAGCAGCCAGCGAGGTGTCAGATGGCCGTAGAGATGCTGGTCATCCACGCCATCGGGATAGGAGACTTCGATCACCATGCCGGTCAGCCGCCGCTCCCGCACCAGGGGCGCCAGGGCGGCCCAAATCCGCGCCAGACACTGGCTGGCCTGCGGCTGATCGGGACCGGTGTCCCCAAAATAGGCAAAGGCAGCCGGTCCTCGGCGCAGCAACAGCATCGATGATCGCATCCGGTCATGCTGCAGCTCGAAAATCTGCCCCTGCAGCTCGCTGCCGGCCACGGCAAACGTGGTGCCGGGCAGGTGCGGCTGAAAACGGTAGCGCGCGAGTGCCGGCGGCGTACCGCGATCGGCAAAGTTCGGCCAGGCCGACCAGTTGAAGTAATGGCGGCTCAAGGCATCCAGGGTCACCGGCAGGCCATAGATCGGCTTGGCAAGGTCATCAGTGGAAGCAATCACCAGTCCGGCCACATGATCCAGATGCGGATGGCTGATAAACCACCCACTGATGCCTTCCCTGAACAGCAGGCCCTGACGGGTCCAGCCCCGGGTCGCCGGCCATGGAAAATCATCAAACGCGTGCTGTTTCAGCCCGGCGGCAATCCCGGGCAATACCGTGCCGGCATCCAGGCCCAGATAATGTCGATCGCCCGGTGCACGCAGCAGCCAGGCGCTGAGGTCGCCATCGGTCAGCCCACCGGCCACGCCCAGCGCGATCAACTCGAAGCCCTGCTTCGCTGTCGACATCGGTGCCGCCGATACCGGCAGGCACAAGGCCAGCAGCAGCGCCGGCAACCATCGACGATGACGAGGGCCTGCATGATCTGCGGCCGACTGCCTGAAAAACCTCGTCATCTCATCAGCTCCTTTCGCCAGCACGACGCAACCACAGATAATAAACCGGGACCCCCAAGGCAATGATCAGCAGGCTCATGCCTGCATCTGCCGGCGAATGCAGAGCCGTGGCCACAATCACGCCCAGCACCACGCTGACAAACAGCAGGGGCAGCCAGGGATAGCCCGGCACCCGGTATGGCGACGGTTGATCCCTGAAGTGGCGGCGGTACCAGAACAAGGTGGCGATGCCGAACGCATGAGCCAGCCATTCACCGACCGTGGTGTAATCGAGCAGCCGCTCGAAACTGCCGCTCAAGGTCAGCACGATGGCCCACAGCCCCAGTGCCAGCAAGGCGATGCGAGGCACACGGGCATGCCCGGCAAGCTGGCCGGCCGCCCTGAAGAACACGCCATCGGCACTCATCGTCTGGATCACCCGTGCGCCTCCGGCAATGGCGATATTGCAATAGCCGAAGGTCGAGCAGGCGATCCCCCAGGCTATCCAGCTGCCGCCCTGAGGTCCCAGCAGCCGGCGCAAGGTATCCGCTGCCGGCGCGGTACTGGACGCCAGACCGGCATGGCCCAGCCCGGTCAGGTAAGCCAGATTCACCAGCAGATAGCAGACCACCACCGTCCCCATGCCGATCATCAGCGCACGCGGCAAGGTCTGCTGCGGCGCTTTCACCTCGCCGGCCAGATCGTTGAGGTAATGAAAGCCGCCATAGGCGAACAGCACCGGCAGCAACGCGCCAATCAGAGCCGCCGAGCCGGCAGGATGGACAGGATCCGTCGCCAGAACCAGCCCCCAGTCGCCGCCAGCCAGAATCAAGCCAGCCACCACTACCAGACTTACCGCTGCCAGCTTCAGCACGGTGAACAGATTCTGGACCCAGGCCCCCGAGCGGATCCCGCCCAGATTGATGCCGACCAGGAAGCCAATGGCACCAATGGCTACCGGCCGCGACCAGTGATGCGGCAGCCCGGCGGCACTGCAGAAATAATCGGCAAAGGTGGTGGCCACCGCCGCTACGCTGCCAGGGTAGTTGATCAAGGCCATGGTCCAGCCGAACAGAAAGGCCGGCAACCGGCCAAAGGCCTCGCGAAGATAGATATAGGTACCTCCCACCTGCGGCCTTCTGGCCCCCAGTTCGGCGTAGCACAGTACGCCGGTCAGAGTCAGCAGGCCGCCGATCAGCCAGAGCAGCAGCTGCTCCAGTCCCGACCCTGTCAGTTTGGCTACCGAGGCGGGGGTCCGGAAAATTCCGGAGCCGATCACGCCGCCGATCACGATCATTACCGCATCCCACGTTCCGAGGCGACGCAGATACTCTGGTTGAATGGCTGATTTCATCGGCGCACCTTGCCATGGCTGATGATCGGGAACCAGTACCCGCCTTCCGGCCATCATCGCCGGCATCGAAACAATCCGCGCCTCGGGCAGCAGCTGGACAGTGCCGGATCGGATCGGCTACCGTGATGCCATGCCCTTGAGGGCCTGATGCAGCACGATCTGCAGCTGACCGGAGACCCCCGACGCAACGCCGCGCCGTGTCGCCACGCCGCTCTCCGGCCTGGATTCGATCCACTCAAGGTTCTGCATCTTCCATGGCGCGGCCCATCATGATTGAAGGATTCGCATGACTGCCACCCACCTATCCCCCCATGTCGAAGCACCTGTACGTGCCGTGATCTTCGATATGGATGGCCTGTTGCTCGACTCCGAGACCCTGGCCATGGACTCGCTGGTCTCCGCCGGCCAGGCCCTGGGCTACGACATCCCCTACAGTTTCTGCCGTCGCATGATCGGCATTCCGGCTGACGTCTGCCGGGAAATGGTGTTTTCCACCTATGGCCGGGACTTTCCACTGCAGCAGTTTTTCGAAGTGCACGAAGTGCATCTGCGGGAACTGGTGGACAGCGGCAAACTCGGACTGAAGGCCGGCGTGATCGAACTGCTGGATTATCTGGACAGGCACCGGATTCCACGCGCGATCGCCACCTCGTCCAGCCGGGTGCGGACCGACCACCATCTGGCCCTGGTCGGCTTGCTGCAGCGTTTCGACCATATCGTCACTCGTGACGACGTGAGCCGAGGCAAGCCCGACCCCGAGCCCTATCTGACCGCGGCCGCCAAGCTTGGCGTGACACCCGCCGATTGCCTGGCGCTGGAAGACTCCTACAATGGCGTACGCGCCGCGCATGCGGCGGCGATCCGGGTGATCATGGTGCCTGATCTGCTGGAGCCCATCGAGGAAATGCATGAGAAGGCCTTGCACATCGTCGACGACCTGCATCGAGTGATCGCCTTTCTGGACGAGCACATCGAGGCCTGAGCCGGATGATCAGGTTCCGGCAAGCCATCGGCCTGCCGGAACCTGCCGGCGGCCGGGCTCAATCGGCCAGCATGTCGGCCATCAGTTCGTGGATGGCGCCGGCCTGCAGCCGGCCCAGCATCAAGGCCAGCCGATCGAGCTGCAAAGGTTCAAGCGGCGGGCCGAAAATGTCTTCCTGGGCGGTGAAACGACGGGCCAGTACCTCGGGCCGGCCCTGGCATGCCACATGCAATGCCTGCAACCTGGACAGATGGGGATCCTGCGGCTTGATGCCGTAGCGCACCTCCGCATCCGGTGCCTGCCAGCTGATCCAGCAGGCAATGGCAAGCAGGGCGATATCCACCGTGCGTCCCGCCTGCACATTCTCCCGCAGCGGCGTCATGATCCGGGTCGCCAGCTTGATCGATCCATTGCGACCGATGCGGCTGACCTCGTGGCGAATCGCCGGATTGCGCAAGCGAGCCATCAACCGATCGACGTCACTGACCAGCTCCGCCGAAGACAGTTCCAGACCGATGCTCTGTTCATCAAGCATGAAGCGGCGGGCCAGCGCTCCCAGACGCTCGTCGCGCGAGGCCGCCGCGATGGTTCCATATCCGGCCACGGCGCCGGCATAGGCCAGCAGCATATGCGTACCGTTCAGCAGCCTCAGCTTGGCCAGCTCGAAAGGCTCCACCTTGCTGACGAAACGCGCGCCGGCATGATCCCAGCGCGGCCGTTCACCCTCGAAGTTCTCGATGACCCAGGCCAGAAAGGGTTCGGCCGAAATCGGTGCCAGATCACTGAGACCCAGCAGTCCGGCCGCCTCGGCGATATCGGCCGGGCGCGTGGCGGGCACGATGCGGTCAACCATGGTCGAAGGAAACTGCACATGCTCGCCGATCCATGCGGCCAGCTTGTCGTCGCGCAAGGCCGCAAAGTCGATGACGGCCTGGCGCAGGGTCTGGCCATTGCTCGAAACATTGTCGCAGCTGATGATGACCGGCGGAACACCGCCTCGACGCCGGATCAGATCAAGCCCTCTTGCCAGATTACCCACGGCACTTTTTGGACGTCTGGAAGACTCAAGATCATGGACCACATGCGGGTGATCGACATTCAGCCGATCGCTGGACGGTTCCAGCGTGTAGCCGTTGGCGGTGACCGTCAAAGTCACCAGTCGAATGGCTGGGTTGGCCATCCGTTCGGGAAGTCCCAATGGATCACCGGGAGCATGGATGATTTCGCCAAGCGAGCCGATGACCTCGCTGCGGGTACCATCCGCATCGCGCTCCATGACCGTGTAGAGCCCCCCTTGAGGGCGCAGCAGTTCGGGCGTGGTCGGTCTGTGCATGCTGGCCGATGCGATGCCCCAGCGCAGTCCCTGTGCCCCTTCCAGCTCGATGGCCCGCTGCGTCACCACGGCCTGATGGCCGCGATGGAAAGCACCGCAACCGAAATGCAATATCCCGCAAGTCAGCTCGGCGGGGTTGAACCCGGGGCGTTTGACCGTCGCGGGGATCAAGTCCAGACGGCGACGGTTCAATCGTTCAAGTGCCCCGGCAGACTTCGCTGCCATCGGGGTTCGGATGTCCTTCATCAGATAGACGCCTCCTGTAGGTAAACCATGCCGGCGCAATGAAACGGATCGCAAGACTCGGATCGCGTGCCATCCCTGTGCAGCCGGACATTGAAGTTGCCCACCGCCTCAGGTCGTGACCGGCCGACAACACACATGGAAACCTTGAAAACGCGCGTGTTGCGGGCCAGCCTCCAATCATGCGGCAGACCTCACTCAAGGACGGCAAACAATGCCGTCCTGCGATCAAGCATACCCTATGGCGCAAAATTCCGTCGGTTCCTCCCGAAGCCGCATCACCGAACGCAGCGGACACCGCCCCCCTCTGCCGCAGCACACGCGTGACTGTCGCCCGGGCCGTGGTGCGTGCCCGGTAACCGGACAGGCTAGCTGCAAGCAGTCATCCGCCATCAGCCTGAGCTCTCTTTCGAGGGCGTTCCGTCCTCGAAAGAGCCGCCCTGCCATCCCCTGGGTCGG is part of the Frateuria aurantia DSM 6220 genome and encodes:
- a CDS encoding mannitol dehydrogenase family protein; this translates as MKDIRTPMAAKSAGALERLNRRRLDLIPATVKRPGFNPAELTCGILHFGCGAFHRGHQAVVTQRAIELEGAQGLRWGIASASMHRPTTPELLRPQGGLYTVMERDADGTRSEVIGSLGEIIHAPGDPLGLPERMANPAIRLVTLTVTANGYTLEPSSDRLNVDHPHVVHDLESSRRPKSAVGNLARGLDLIRRRGGVPPVIISCDNVSSNGQTLRQAVIDFAALRDDKLAAWIGEHVQFPSTMVDRIVPATRPADIAEAAGLLGLSDLAPISAEPFLAWVIENFEGERPRWDHAGARFVSKVEPFELAKLRLLNGTHMLLAYAGAVAGYGTIAAASRDERLGALARRFMLDEQSIGLELSSAELVSDVDRLMARLRNPAIRHEVSRIGRNGSIKLATRIMTPLRENVQAGRTVDIALLAIACWISWQAPDAEVRYGIKPQDPHLSRLQALHVACQGRPEVLARRFTAQEDIFGPPLEPLQLDRLALMLGRLQAGAIHELMADMLAD